The DNA segment TGAGGGCGACGGCTGCGTCCACGTCGTCGGCGGCGACGGCCTTCTCGCCCTCCGCGCACAGCTGCTCCAGGGCCGCGATGCCGGCGCTGTCGGCGTGGGCGGCGGCGAGACGGGCCGCCTCGGCCTCCAGGAGGGTGCGGACGGTGAGGAGCTGGTCGGCCTCCTCCTCCGTCGGCTCGTGCACGAACGCGCCCTGCGCGGGCCGCAGATCGACCCAGCCCTCGGTGTTCAGCCGCTGCAGCGCCTCGCGCACCGGCTGCCGGGAAACACCGAGGTGACCTGCCAGTTCACTCTCGACCAGATGTTGGCCGGGCTGGAGGGCGCGGGTCGTGATGAGTTCGAGCAGCGCCTCGTAGACGCGGTCGCGCAGCGGGCCGGGCCGTTCGAGCTTGGGCACCGCACCCTGCGGCAGTCCTGTCGACAACATCGGTCCCCTCCTGGGCGCACACCGGGCGACTGCGTCGCGTAGCCGACCGTCACGGAAAGCCAGTATCAATTGTCTTTCGTCTACAGTCTACGGCGCACAAGGGCCAGGGAACCGAGGAGTTGGCCACATCACACCCGCATCAGGGGCAGCGCACGACCTGCCCCGCGTACGACAGGTTGCCGCCGAAGCCGAAGAGCAGCACCGGATCCCCCGTCGAGATCCGCCCCTGTTCCACCAGCTTGGACAGCGCCAGCGGAATGCTCGCCGCCGAGGTGTTGCCGGACTCGGACACATCCCGCGCGACCACGGCGTTGACCGCGCCGATCTTCTCGGCGAGGGGCTCGATGATGCGCAGGTTGGCCTGGTGCAGGACGACCCCGGCCAGGTCCATGGGCGCGAGACCCGCCCGCTCGCAGGCCCGGCGGGCGATGGCCGGCAGCTGCGTCGTCGCCCAGCGGTAGACGCTCTGCCCCTCCTGCGCGAACCGCGCGGGCTGCCCCTCGATGCGCACCGCGTGCCCCATCTCGGGCACCGAACCCCACAGCACCGGCCCGATGCCGGCCTCGCCGGACGCCTCCACGACGGCCGCGCCGGCCCCGTCGCCGACCAGCACACAGGTCGTACGGTCGCTCCAGTCGGTCACGTCGGACATCTTGTCGGCGCCGATCACCAGCGCGCGGACCGCGGCTCCCGCCCGTACGGCGTGGTCGGCGGTGGCCAGGGCGTGGGTGAACCCGGCGCAGACGACGTTGATGTCCATCGCGGCGGGCGACGGGATTCCGATGCGGGCCGCGACGCGGGCGGCCATGTTCGGGGAGCGGTCGATGGCTGTGGAGGTGGCGACCAGGACCAGGTCGATGTCGCTGGGCGCGAGGCCCGCCGCCGCGAGCGCCTTGGCGGCGGCGTGCGCGGCCAGTTCGTCGACGGGCTCGTCGGGCCCGGCGATGTGACGCGTACGGATGCCCACCCGGGAGGTGATCCACTCGTCACTGGTGTCGACCATGCCCGCCAGTTCCTCGTTGGTGAGCACCCTGGCGGGCTGATAGTGGCCGACTGCGGCGATGCGCGAGCCGTTCATCGTTGGTGATCCCCTCGAACATCGGATAGCGGGATTCACCAGTCTGATCAGTGACTCGCGGGTACGGCTGCAAGTGATGCCACAGGAATCGGGCGCCCGTGTTGTCGGCTTCTATCAGACCATCGGACGCCCGAACACTTCTCGAACGCCTACCCGGTGAACAGCTGCGTCGCCTTCTGTACGAGTTCGTAGAGCCCGTACGCGAGCGGTACCCCCACCCACACCCAGGCGAAGGCGATCAGGCCCCGCCGGTTAGGCGGACTGCTGTCGCTGGACATCTGCGGCCTCCTTCGGCGCCGGGGCGGAGGTGGGGGACGGGACGTGGTGGCGGGGGTGGACGGGGCGGACGAACTCGTTGGCGACGAAGCCGACGGCGAGCAGCCCGATCATGATGAACAGGGACATCGTGTACAGGGACGAGCCGTCCTTGCCCGCCTCCTCCTGCCGGTCGGCGATCCAGTTCACGATCAGCGGTCCGAGGACGCCGGCCGTGGACCAGGCGGTGAGCAGCCGCCCGTGGATGGCGCCCACCTGGTAGGTGCCGAAGAGGTCCTTCAGATAGGCGGGGATCGTCGCGAAGCCGCCGCCGTAGAAGGAGAGGATCACCAGCGCGCACAGGATGAACAGCGGCTTCGACGAGTCACCGGCCAGCGCGATCAGCCCGTACATCAGCGCGCCCACGCCCAGGTAGAGGCGGTAGATGTTCCTGCGTCCGATCAGGTCGGAGGTCGACGACCAGCCGATCCGGCCCGCCATGTTCGCGGCGGACAACAGGGCGACGAAGCCCGCGGCGGCCGACACCGACACCGGCGTGGAGGTGTTCGCGAAGAAGTCCGTGATCATCGGGGCGGCCTTCTCCAGGATGCCGATGCCCGCGGTCACGTTCATGCAGAGCACGATCCACAGAAGCCAGAACTGCGGGGTGCGCACGGCGTTGCGGGCGGACACCTGCGGTCCGTCGAAGGCGCCGGGCCCGTCCCCGGCCGGCTTCTCCGTGCGCGGCACGCGGACCAGCAGCACGCCGAGCAGCATGAAGACGGAGTACGACAGGCCGTGCACCAGGAACGCCATCGCGATCCCGGAGCTGTCGCTGCCGAACGACTCCAGCATCTGTGCCGACCAGGGCGAGGCGATGAGTGCGCCGCCGCCGAAGCCCATGATGGCGATGCCGGTGGCCATGCCGGGCCGGTCCGGGAACCACTTGATCAGCGTCGAGACCGGGGAGATGTAGCCGATGCCGAGGCCGATCCCACCGACGAAGCCGTAGCCGAAAACGATCAGCCAGTACTGCTCGGTCGCCGCGCCCAGCGCGGAGAGCAGGAAGCCGGACGAGAAGCAGATCAGGGCGACCGTCATCGCCCAGCGCGGCCCGTTGCGCTCCACCAGCGTGCCGCCGAACGCGGCCGACAGACCGAGCATGACGATGCCGAGCTGGAACGGCAGTGCGCTCTGCGTGCCGCTGAGGCCGAGGGCGGATTCGAGCGGCGGCTTGAACACGCTCCAGGCGTAGGCCTGGCCGATGGACAGATGGACCGACAGAGCGGCGGGCGGAACCAGCCAGCGGCTCCATCCCGGGGGTGCGACCGGTGGACTCATG comes from the Streptomyces sp. NBC_00443 genome and includes:
- a CDS encoding MFS transporter small subunit, which gives rise to MSSDSSPPNRRGLIAFAWVWVGVPLAYGLYELVQKATQLFTG
- a CDS encoding OFA family MFS transporter — its product is MSPPVAPPGWSRWLVPPAALSVHLSIGQAYAWSVFKPPLESALGLSGTQSALPFQLGIVMLGLSAAFGGTLVERNGPRWAMTVALICFSSGFLLSALGAATEQYWLIVFGYGFVGGIGLGIGYISPVSTLIKWFPDRPGMATGIAIMGFGGGALIASPWSAQMLESFGSDSSGIAMAFLVHGLSYSVFMLLGVLLVRVPRTEKPAGDGPGAFDGPQVSARNAVRTPQFWLLWIVLCMNVTAGIGILEKAAPMITDFFANTSTPVSVSAAAGFVALLSAANMAGRIGWSSTSDLIGRRNIYRLYLGVGALMYGLIALAGDSSKPLFILCALVILSFYGGGFATIPAYLKDLFGTYQVGAIHGRLLTAWSTAGVLGPLIVNWIADRQEEAGKDGSSLYTMSLFIMIGLLAVGFVANEFVRPVHPRHHVPSPTSAPAPKEAADVQRQQSA
- a CDS encoding beta-ketoacyl-ACP synthase III is translated as MNGSRIAAVGHYQPARVLTNEELAGMVDTSDEWITSRVGIRTRHIAGPDEPVDELAAHAAAKALAAAGLAPSDIDLVLVATSTAIDRSPNMAARVAARIGIPSPAAMDINVVCAGFTHALATADHAVRAGAAVRALVIGADKMSDVTDWSDRTTCVLVGDGAGAAVVEASGEAGIGPVLWGSVPEMGHAVRIEGQPARFAQEGQSVYRWATTQLPAIARRACERAGLAPMDLAGVVLHQANLRIIEPLAEKIGAVNAVVARDVSESGNTSAASIPLALSKLVEQGRISTGDPVLLFGFGGNLSYAGQVVRCP
- a CDS encoding GntR family transcriptional regulator → MLSTGLPQGAVPKLERPGPLRDRVYEALLELITTRALQPGQHLVESELAGHLGVSRQPVREALQRLNTEGWVDLRPAQGAFVHEPTEEEADQLLTVRTLLEAEAARLAAAHADSAGIAALEQLCAEGEKAVAADDVDAAVALNARFHAKIMDLAGNAVLAELAAQVDRRVRWYYTPVARQRGQQSWIEHRGMIAAITDRDEQGATQLMREHTEHTRRSYHDRAKS